Proteins encoded together in one Streptomyces sp. TLI_171 window:
- a CDS encoding STAS domain-containing protein, which yields MAEQPAPREQLTATVTVHATVAHLHLSGELDMDTVPDVEAAVRTAFLGHPRIIIIEASALSFCDCAGLGALLRASRRITDTGGVFHLENPSPRLVRLAALTGTSAALGLAAPLSPPRQEPRVDAPAIGAGR from the coding sequence ATGGCCGAACAACCGGCACCACGCGAGCAGCTGACCGCCACGGTCACGGTTCACGCGACCGTCGCTCACCTGCACCTGTCCGGCGAACTCGACATGGACACCGTCCCCGACGTCGAAGCCGCCGTCCGAACGGCCTTCCTGGGCCACCCCCGCATCATCATCATCGAGGCCTCCGCCCTGTCCTTCTGCGACTGCGCCGGGCTCGGCGCACTCCTGCGCGCCAGCCGGCGGATCACCGACACCGGCGGCGTCTTCCACCTGGAGAACCCGTCCCCCCGTCTGGTCCGGCTGGCGGCCCTCACCGGCACCAGCGCCGCCCTGGGCCTGGCGGCACCGCTCTCCCCGCCACGCCAGGAACCACGGGTCGACGCGCCCGCGATCGGCGCCGGGCGCTGA
- a CDS encoding serine hydrolase, with protein sequence MTNPTHQVLAPENPGEDRAAPDRPALARLLQEIVESGFTGIQLRVNDRQGEWVGSAGTGVLGESAPPPTDGHIRIGSNTKTFVAATVLQMVAEGALALDAPAGGYLPELPIDPRITVRMLLQHTSGVFNFTGEIHPADADVEGIPWNGAILVPGIPWQGKRWVESRFTHYPTEDLARLALSKPARFEPGTDWSYSNTNYVLARLIIEAVSGRTLAEEMHRLVLSPLGLTRTQVPDTTAIPEPHAHAYYRYDDDGRETTVDVTVQDPSWISSGGDMISTTRDLHLFISGLTSGRLLPAPLLAEMLTPHSPTGYGLGVFVEDTGHGTLVKHNGGIAGHGALMYSSHDGSTTLTAGLNYVDDTTLSLGPAFQAATQRLVDAVFGDLPAPTNG encoded by the coding sequence ATGACCAACCCGACGCATCAGGTACTCGCACCCGAGAACCCCGGCGAAGACCGCGCCGCACCCGACCGGCCCGCCCTGGCCCGGCTGCTCCAGGAGATCGTCGAGTCCGGGTTCACCGGCATCCAGTTGCGGGTCAACGACCGCCAGGGCGAATGGGTCGGCAGCGCCGGGACGGGCGTGCTGGGCGAGTCCGCCCCGCCTCCGACCGACGGGCACATCCGGATCGGCAGCAACACCAAGACCTTCGTCGCGGCGACGGTGCTGCAGATGGTCGCCGAAGGCGCCCTCGCGCTCGACGCGCCCGCCGGCGGTTACCTTCCCGAACTCCCGATCGACCCGCGGATCACGGTGCGGATGCTGCTGCAGCACACCAGCGGCGTCTTCAACTTCACCGGCGAGATCCACCCCGCGGACGCGGACGTCGAGGGAATTCCGTGGAACGGTGCGATCCTCGTGCCGGGGATCCCCTGGCAGGGCAAGCGGTGGGTCGAGTCCCGGTTCACGCACTACCCGACCGAGGACCTGGCCCGCCTGGCCCTGTCCAAGCCGGCCCGGTTCGAACCCGGAACGGACTGGAGCTACTCCAACACCAACTACGTACTGGCCCGGCTGATCATCGAGGCGGTGAGCGGACGCACCCTCGCCGAGGAGATGCACCGGCTCGTCCTGTCCCCGCTCGGGCTCACCCGGACCCAGGTCCCGGACACCACCGCGATCCCCGAACCGCACGCCCACGCCTACTACCGCTACGACGACGACGGTCGGGAGACCACCGTCGACGTGACCGTCCAGGACCCGTCCTGGATCTCCAGCGGAGGCGACATGATCTCCACCACCCGGGACCTCCACCTCTTCATCTCGGGCCTGACGAGCGGTCGACTCCTGCCGGCCCCCCTGCTCGCGGAGATGCTGACGCCGCACTCGCCCACCGGCTACGGACTCGGGGTGTTCGTCGAGGACACCGGCCACGGCACCCTCGTCAAGCACAACGGCGGCATCGCCGGCCACGGCGCACTCATGTACAGCTCCCACGACGGCAGCACCACCCTCACCGCAGGGCTGAACTACGTGGACGACACCACCCTCTCCCTGGGCCCCGCGTTCCAGGCCGCCACGCAGCGCCTGGTCGACGCGGTGTTCGGCGACCTCCCCGCCCCGACGAACGGCTGA
- a CDS encoding peptidoglycan-binding protein produces MSRTMYDAVTVSNIPSDAEMVAGYVDGQFANMTEMTARFPQAVRVPIAVFASTDAGVVLDVEPGDAEVGQAPGWVQRRRQAGVDPTVYCDSGRWPQVLSAFDNAGVPQPHYWIAQWDGDATIPAGAVAKQFRTTDAWDKSVVADFWPGVDSAGQAPAGGGFAPFPGKSFFTAGRRSPVIAAMHERLVAVGCNRYKSNLDKDVWGSGDVASYRAWQEHLGFSGGDADGIPGSTSWDRLQVPNA; encoded by the coding sequence ATGTCCAGAACCATGTACGACGCGGTGACGGTGTCCAACATCCCGTCCGATGCCGAGATGGTCGCCGGGTACGTCGACGGCCAGTTCGCGAACATGACCGAGATGACGGCGAGGTTCCCGCAGGCGGTTCGGGTGCCGATCGCGGTGTTCGCCTCGACCGACGCCGGTGTGGTGCTCGATGTGGAGCCCGGCGACGCCGAGGTGGGCCAGGCGCCCGGTTGGGTGCAGCGCCGCCGCCAGGCCGGGGTGGATCCGACGGTGTACTGCGACTCCGGGCGATGGCCGCAGGTGCTGTCCGCGTTCGACAACGCGGGCGTCCCGCAGCCGCATTACTGGATCGCCCAGTGGGACGGCGACGCGACGATTCCGGCGGGGGCGGTCGCCAAGCAGTTCCGCACCACGGACGCCTGGGACAAGTCGGTGGTCGCGGACTTCTGGCCCGGCGTGGACTCGGCGGGGCAGGCCCCCGCCGGCGGCGGCTTCGCACCGTTCCCCGGCAAGTCGTTCTTCACGGCCGGCCGCCGGAGCCCGGTCATCGCGGCCATGCACGAGCGCCTGGTGGCCGTCGGCTGCAACCGTTACAAGTCGAACCTGGACAAGGACGTCTGGGGCAGCGGCGACGTGGCCTCCTACCGGGCGTGGCAGGAACACCTGGGCTTCAGCGGCGGCGACGCCGACGGGATCCCCGGCAGCACGAGTTGGGACCGGCTCCAGGTGCCGAACGCCTGA
- a CDS encoding DUF4129 domain-containing protein — MSRRGGAGRRGAAGTAAAGAAVLGLALAALALHPDAHPSRGVAPLAHHSGLVALLVIGTAVLFGVLARRFRAAGRSVTSPAARAGRLADAVGWLLVAGTVLVPVALLLFHGRDTAPAPFVPDSPPPTRAPVGSGRAVGSGRSVADLDSSASHSAGHLGTGLLWLALAVAVAGAAVVAVRWWRGRSIARSGPAPALLDGTVTGPTVGVLADAVASGRAALLDGSDPRSAVIACYQAMEVSLAEAGVDLLDSDSPTDLLRRAARTGHLGEARDAQTLAELFREARYSTHPMDGGHVRRATAALDALAAALARPAAAAAQLPEDVR; from the coding sequence ATGTCGCGAAGAGGCGGCGCCGGTCGTCGGGGAGCGGCGGGCACGGCCGCGGCCGGTGCGGCGGTGCTCGGGCTGGCCCTGGCAGCCCTCGCCCTGCACCCGGACGCCCACCCGTCGCGCGGCGTCGCGCCGCTGGCTCACCATTCCGGGCTGGTGGCCCTGCTGGTGATCGGGACTGCCGTTCTGTTCGGCGTGCTCGCGCGGCGGTTCCGCGCCGCGGGGAGGTCCGTGACGTCGCCCGCGGCCCGGGCCGGGCGGCTGGCCGACGCGGTGGGGTGGCTGCTGGTCGCCGGGACGGTCCTGGTGCCGGTCGCTCTTCTGCTGTTCCACGGCCGGGACACCGCCCCGGCTCCGTTCGTCCCTGATTCGCCGCCGCCGACGCGGGCACCCGTGGGATCCGGGCGCGCGGTCGGATCCGGCAGGTCGGTCGCCGACCTGGACAGCTCGGCCTCGCATTCGGCGGGCCACCTCGGTACCGGTCTGCTCTGGCTCGCTCTGGCCGTGGCCGTGGCGGGGGCCGCGGTGGTCGCCGTCCGGTGGTGGCGGGGCCGCAGCATTGCGCGCTCCGGGCCCGCACCGGCGCTGCTGGACGGGACGGTGACCGGGCCCACCGTCGGCGTGCTGGCCGACGCGGTCGCCTCCGGACGGGCCGCGCTGCTGGACGGCTCGGACCCGCGCAGCGCCGTGATCGCCTGCTACCAGGCGATGGAGGTCTCGCTCGCCGAGGCCGGCGTCGACCTGCTGGACTCCGACAGCCCGACCGACCTGCTGCGCCGCGCCGCCCGAACGGGCCACCTGGGCGAGGCCCGCGACGCGCAGACCCTGGCGGAGCTGTTCCGCGAGGCCCGCTACTCCACCCACCCGATGGACGGCGGCCACGTCCGCCGCGCCACCGCGGCCCTGGACGCCCTCGCCGCCGCCCTCGCCCGGCCGGCAGCAGCCGCGGCCCAGCTGCCCGAGGACGTCCGATGA
- a CDS encoding DUF58 domain-containing protein produces MSVARALGEDAPDAAEPPPQPPAGPRPTARALRLTTVAVTAVAAAFLLRQPWLLAPAAGAAVLLALAAAGSSRPTRPSATVEVTPRRCFEGDTLTARISVQFAGVASWLDPGVHLGPGVELRELTTTGAVLELELAVARWGHPALGAVDIDVHDRGGLSRSTVRVDLGHAQVFPVPSDAALTPVPVHLPASIGEHTARRQGEGIDVVGVSPYAWGERQRRIHWPSTTRRGSLQLNRFAAEHAADTVVLIDTHADYLDPATGTSSLDESVRAAAGIARAYLRSHDRVGVAAVGTTVRWLRPGSGEAHFHRIVETVLDARDPLAARRKDRRATDRSASDRRGRDRYRPPTAGLAAAVPADALVYALTPLADPRILDTLAELTARGTPLVVVEVPTGSPRVAADDPAGALALDLWQAEREAMRAAVRSRGIPVVAHHPGESLDLTLAPLLRARIPGRSR; encoded by the coding sequence GTGAGCGTCGCCCGCGCCCTCGGCGAGGACGCCCCCGACGCGGCCGAACCCCCTCCGCAGCCGCCCGCCGGCCCGCGGCCCACCGCCCGTGCCCTGCGCCTGACGACCGTCGCCGTCACCGCCGTCGCCGCCGCGTTCCTGCTGCGCCAACCGTGGCTGCTCGCCCCGGCCGCCGGCGCGGCCGTCCTGCTCGCCCTCGCCGCGGCCGGCAGCAGCCGCCCGACCCGGCCGTCCGCCACCGTCGAGGTCACCCCGCGGCGCTGCTTCGAGGGCGACACCCTCACCGCCCGGATCAGCGTCCAGTTCGCGGGCGTGGCCAGCTGGCTCGATCCCGGCGTCCACCTCGGCCCCGGCGTCGAACTGCGCGAACTCACCACCACCGGCGCCGTCCTGGAGCTGGAACTCGCCGTGGCACGCTGGGGCCACCCCGCCCTCGGCGCGGTCGACATCGACGTCCACGACCGCGGCGGCCTCAGCCGGAGCACCGTCCGCGTCGACCTCGGACACGCCCAGGTGTTCCCGGTACCGAGCGACGCCGCGCTGACGCCCGTCCCCGTCCACCTGCCCGCCTCCATCGGCGAGCACACCGCCCGCCGCCAGGGCGAGGGCATCGACGTGGTCGGCGTCTCGCCGTACGCCTGGGGCGAGCGGCAGCGGCGCATCCACTGGCCCTCCACCACGCGCCGCGGCTCGCTCCAGCTCAACCGCTTCGCCGCCGAACACGCCGCCGACACCGTGGTCCTCATCGACACCCACGCCGACTACCTGGACCCCGCCACCGGCACCTCCAGCCTCGACGAGTCGGTCCGCGCCGCCGCCGGCATCGCCCGCGCCTACCTGCGCAGCCACGACCGGGTCGGCGTCGCCGCCGTCGGCACCACCGTGCGCTGGCTGCGCCCCGGAAGCGGCGAAGCCCACTTCCACCGCATCGTCGAGACCGTCCTCGACGCCCGCGACCCGCTCGCCGCACGCCGCAAGGACCGGCGCGCCACCGACCGCAGCGCCAGCGACCGACGCGGCAGGGACCGTTACCGCCCACCCACCGCGGGCCTGGCCGCCGCCGTCCCCGCCGACGCCCTGGTGTACGCGCTCACCCCGCTCGCCGACCCCCGGATCCTCGACACCCTCGCCGAACTCACCGCCCGCGGCACCCCGCTGGTCGTCGTCGAGGTCCCCACCGGCAGCCCCCGGGTCGCCGCCGACGATCCGGCCGGGGCCCTCGCCCTCGACCTGTGGCAGGCCGAACGCGAAGCCATGCGCGCCGCCGTGCGCAGCAGAGGCATCCCCGTCGTCGCCCACCACCCCGGCGAGAGCCTCGACCTGACCCTCGCCCCCCTGCTGCGCGCCAGAATCCCGGGAAGGTCCCGATGA
- the fxsT gene encoding FxSxx-COOH system tetratricopeptide repeat protein, protein MKWFRKSARQRQEDAGPREPGTARLREPGTEPEAIGAGRRDAEPGQRGSTGAIVAAGDVVNSSTYSVQSEYAVVLPPEAFTSIPPDAARGGISNVPGGLFVGRAAELALLDEAFAQEGEVVVHAVHGLGGIGKSALAAHWASRRHEPLRWRITADSAAAVRAGLAELARTLKPVLAGLPEDQQAQRAVDWLAGSEEWLLVLDNVEEPADIAAVLERVPRGRVLITTRRAGGWHRRATAVRLGVLEPGDSVGLFVRVLTHDGRRPSDGAAAVCEEVGHLALAVEQAAAYCAQTGTVPSRYLEMLAEFPAAMLAAGAEDTDSDRTVARIWRLTLDRLADTPLSGTILRILAWYAPDRIPRRLLDDLASPPEVAAATGRLLAYNMISDNLDGTLTVHRLVQTVARTPDPTDPHRRAADIDHARHQATRLLADALPDDSEPPANWTRYQEVLPHADALTAKHVPEHDTVETAYVLNRTALFRLRQGAAATALPALLRALVGRERVLGDDHPSTLTCRNDLAAGYASVGDLARAVELSERTLADLERILGPDHPFTLTCLNNLAGSYQAVGDFERATPLLERALAVHERVLGPEQPRTLLSRNNLASAYASAGDFTRAVDQYERALADLERILGPDHPSTLTCVNNLAHAYQAVGDLERATPLFERALTEHDRVLGPDHPSTLTSRNNLAHAHQVAGDPERAVELHERTQADLVRVLGPDHPDTLVSRNNLAHAYASTGDLARAVDQYERAVADLERILGPDHPSTLTCRNNLAHAYQEAGESERAVELHERTQADLVRVLGPDHPETLLSRNNLAHAYGAAGDLTRAVELHHRTCAGMERVLGPDHPRTRTSRDNLAGLAVLLTRRGHTLLPQDPAGAWRDASAVVRALGPHLTDAPLLFGPFLARGYLLAAAALDADGQPEAAREYRRRAANTA, encoded by the coding sequence GTGAAGTGGTTCAGGAAGTCGGCGCGGCAGCGGCAGGAAGACGCCGGGCCCCGGGAACCAGGCACCGCCCGGCTCCGGGAACCAGGCACCGAGCCGGAGGCGATCGGCGCCGGCCGGCGGGACGCCGAACCGGGTCAGCGGGGAAGCACGGGGGCGATCGTCGCGGCCGGCGACGTCGTCAACTCCTCGACCTACTCGGTGCAGTCGGAGTACGCCGTCGTGCTGCCGCCGGAGGCGTTCACGTCGATCCCGCCGGACGCCGCGCGGGGCGGGATCTCGAACGTGCCGGGCGGGCTGTTCGTCGGGCGTGCCGCCGAACTCGCCCTGCTGGACGAAGCGTTCGCGCAGGAGGGCGAGGTGGTGGTCCACGCCGTCCACGGCCTGGGCGGGATCGGCAAGAGTGCCCTCGCCGCCCACTGGGCCTCCCGCCGCCACGAGCCGCTGCGCTGGCGCATCACCGCCGACTCGGCGGCGGCGGTCCGGGCCGGCCTCGCCGAACTCGCCCGTACCCTCAAGCCCGTCCTCGCGGGCCTGCCCGAGGACCAGCAAGCCCAACGCGCGGTGGACTGGCTCGCCGGGAGCGAGGAATGGCTGCTGGTCCTGGACAACGTCGAGGAACCGGCCGACATCGCCGCCGTGCTGGAACGTGTTCCGCGGGGGCGGGTGCTGATCACCACCCGGCGCGCGGGAGGCTGGCACCGCCGTGCCACCGCCGTCCGTCTCGGTGTCCTCGAACCGGGCGACTCCGTCGGCCTGTTCGTCCGCGTTCTCACTCACGACGGCCGTCGGCCCTCGGACGGTGCCGCGGCGGTGTGCGAGGAGGTCGGCCACTTGGCGCTGGCCGTCGAGCAGGCCGCCGCGTACTGCGCGCAGACCGGCACCGTGCCGAGCCGGTATCTGGAGATGCTGGCCGAATTCCCGGCCGCCATGCTCGCCGCGGGCGCGGAGGACACCGACTCCGACCGGACCGTGGCCCGGATCTGGCGCCTGACCCTGGACCGCCTCGCCGACACCCCGCTGTCCGGGACGATCCTGCGGATCCTGGCCTGGTACGCACCCGACCGCATCCCCCGCCGTCTCCTCGACGACCTGGCGTCCCCGCCCGAGGTGGCCGCCGCGACCGGCAGGCTCCTCGCCTACAACATGATCTCTGACAACCTCGACGGCACCCTGACGGTCCATCGCCTCGTCCAGACCGTCGCCCGCACCCCCGACCCCACCGACCCGCACCGCCGGGCCGCCGACATCGACCACGCCCGTCACCAGGCCACCCGCCTCCTCGCGGACGCCCTCCCCGACGACAGCGAGCCGCCCGCCAACTGGACGCGCTACCAGGAGGTGCTGCCCCACGCCGACGCCCTCACGGCCAAGCACGTCCCGGAGCACGACACCGTCGAGACCGCCTACGTCCTCAATCGCACCGCTCTCTTCCGCCTGCGACAGGGGGCAGCGGCGACCGCTCTTCCCGCTCTCCTCCGGGCCCTCGTCGGCCGTGAGCGCGTGCTCGGCGACGACCATCCCTCCACCCTGACCTGCCGCAACGACCTCGCCGCCGGGTACGCGTCCGTCGGCGACCTCGCTCGCGCCGTCGAGCTGTCCGAGCGGACCCTCGCCGACCTGGAGCGGATCCTCGGCCCCGACCACCCCTTCACCCTGACCTGCCTCAACAACCTCGCCGGCTCCTACCAGGCGGTCGGCGACTTCGAACGCGCCACGCCGCTGTTGGAACGCGCGCTGGCCGTACACGAGCGCGTCCTCGGACCCGAGCAGCCCCGCACCCTGTTGTCCCGCAACAACCTCGCCAGCGCCTACGCGTCCGCCGGCGACTTCACTCGCGCCGTCGACCAGTACGAACGGGCCCTCGCCGACCTGGAGCGGATCCTCGGCCCCGACCACCCCTCCACCCTGACCTGCGTCAACAACCTCGCCCACGCCTACCAGGCGGTCGGCGACCTCGAACGCGCCACCCCACTGTTCGAACGCGCGCTGACCGAGCACGACCGCGTCCTCGGACCGGACCACCCCTCCACCCTGACCTCCCGCAACAACCTCGCCCACGCCCACCAGGTGGCCGGCGACCCCGAGCGCGCCGTCGAACTCCACGAACGCACCCAGGCCGACCTGGTGCGCGTCCTCGGACCCGACCACCCCGACACCCTGGTCTCCCGCAACAACCTCGCCCACGCCTACGCGTCCACGGGCGACCTCGCCCGCGCCGTCGACCAGTACGAGCGGGCAGTCGCCGACCTGGAGCGGATCCTCGGCCCCGACCACCCCTCCACCCTGACCTGCCGCAACAACCTCGCCCACGCCTACCAGGAGGCCGGCGAGTCCGAACGCGCCGTCGAACTCCACGAACGCACCCAGGCCGACCTGGTGCGCGTCCTCGGACCCGACCACCCCGAGACCCTGCTCTCCCGCAACAATCTGGCCCACGCCTACGGGGCCGCCGGGGACCTCACCCGCGCCGTCGAACTCCACCACCGCACCTGCGCGGGCATGGAACGCGTCCTCGGACCCGATCACCCCCGCACCCGGACCTCCCGCGACAACCTCGCCGGGCTGGCAGTGCTCCTGACACGTCGCGGCCACACCCTGCTGCCCCAAGACCCGGCCGGAGCTTGGCGGGACGCGTCCGCCGTGGTCCGGGCGCTCGGTCCCCACCTCACCGACGCCCCGCTTCTCTTCGGCCCGTTCCTGGCCCGCGGCTACCTGCTGGCCGCCGCCGCCCTGGACGCCGACGGGCAACCCGAAGCCGCCCGGGAGTACCGCCGCCGCGCCGCGAACACGGCGTAG
- a CDS encoding MoxR family ATPase, which produces MTTTHPAPGTLTPQQAGARARAVLDEVERAVTGKREALELVMLAVLAGGHVLIEDLPGLGKTLLARSFATALGLDFRRIQFTPDLLPSDVSGAPFYDQRTGEMVFRPGPVFTRLLLADELNRTPPKTQAALLEAMAETQVSVDGTTHPLPSPFVVIATANPIEYEGTYTLPEAQLDRFLLRVRMGYLPVADEAAMLRARLDRAAPEAELTALTDPGEVLAMRAALERVEVSDDLVDYVVALLDATRSDPQLQVGASPRGGLALIQLARARAVLAGRDYVVPEDVKALAVPALAHRVSLRPELWVRQIDADEVVAALVARVPAPRTVPRGAPERDPHRPAATVDA; this is translated from the coding sequence GTGACCACCACCCACCCCGCCCCCGGCACGCTGACGCCGCAGCAGGCCGGCGCCCGCGCCCGCGCCGTCCTCGACGAGGTCGAACGGGCCGTCACCGGCAAACGGGAGGCCCTCGAACTGGTCATGCTCGCCGTCCTGGCCGGCGGCCACGTCCTGATCGAGGACCTGCCCGGCCTCGGCAAGACGCTGCTCGCCCGCTCCTTCGCCACCGCACTCGGCCTGGACTTCCGGCGGATCCAGTTCACCCCCGACCTGCTGCCCTCCGACGTCTCCGGCGCACCCTTCTACGACCAGCGCACCGGCGAGATGGTGTTCCGCCCCGGCCCGGTCTTCACCCGCCTGCTGCTCGCCGACGAACTCAACCGCACCCCGCCGAAGACCCAGGCCGCCCTGCTGGAGGCGATGGCCGAGACCCAGGTGTCCGTCGACGGCACCACCCACCCGCTGCCGTCCCCGTTCGTGGTGATCGCCACCGCGAACCCCATCGAGTACGAGGGCACCTACACCCTGCCCGAGGCCCAGCTCGACCGCTTCCTGCTCCGGGTGCGCATGGGCTACCTCCCGGTGGCGGACGAGGCGGCGATGCTCCGCGCCCGCCTGGACCGGGCCGCACCCGAGGCCGAGCTGACCGCGCTCACCGACCCGGGCGAGGTGCTCGCCATGCGGGCGGCCCTGGAACGGGTCGAGGTGTCCGACGACCTGGTCGACTACGTGGTCGCGCTGCTCGACGCCACCCGGAGCGACCCGCAGCTCCAGGTCGGCGCCTCGCCGCGCGGCGGCCTCGCCCTGATCCAACTCGCCCGCGCCCGCGCCGTCCTGGCCGGACGGGACTACGTCGTCCCGGAGGACGTCAAAGCGCTCGCCGTCCCCGCCCTCGCCCACCGGGTGTCGCTCCGGCCCGAACTCTGGGTCCGCCAGATCGACGCGGACGAGGTCGTCGCCGCCCTGGTCGCCCGCGTCCCCGCCCCGCGGACGGTGCCGCGCGGCGCGCCGGAGCGCGACCCGCACCGCCCGGCCGCAACGGTCGACGCGTGA
- a CDS encoding MarR family transcriptional regulator, which yields MDPVSPFPNRAVDASVVSSVVELLEVLWGGGRETAASPVSVSQLRVLYVLAENDGINLRTLTETLESRPSSVSRLCDRLEAVGLVRRAASPTSRRELELHLTPTGLAFLADLRAAREQALAAVLDDMSPAERGALLTGLSAFRDVAGRRAADGADVGPAVQTA from the coding sequence ATGGACCCCGTCTCGCCCTTCCCGAACCGCGCCGTCGACGCCTCCGTCGTGTCGTCGGTGGTGGAACTGCTGGAAGTGCTCTGGGGCGGCGGCCGCGAGACGGCTGCCTCGCCGGTGTCGGTGTCCCAGCTGCGCGTCCTCTACGTCCTGGCGGAGAACGACGGCATCAACCTGCGCACGCTCACCGAGACCCTGGAGTCGCGTCCCTCGTCGGTCAGCCGGCTGTGCGACCGGCTGGAGGCGGTCGGGCTGGTCCGGCGCGCGGCCAGCCCGACCAGCCGACGTGAGCTGGAGCTCCACCTGACGCCGACCGGGCTGGCCTTCCTGGCCGACCTGCGCGCCGCTCGGGAGCAGGCGCTCGCGGCGGTGCTCGACGACATGTCCCCGGCCGAGCGCGGCGCGCTGCTGACGGGGCTCAGTGCCTTCCGGGACGTCGCCGGCCGCCGTGCCGCTGACGGCGCCGACGTCGGGCCGGCCGTGCAGACGGCCTGA
- a CDS encoding PP2C family protein-serine/threonine phosphatase, protein MERALRTAAPYALLDAVRENLTRLYGVSRVELQLADYSLTVLQRVTDLPHTAQPVPVHSSAPGRAFGSQQPFTEPGPDGSPAVLHLPVTVRGDRLGVLSLGLDGIRLTPERQEEFREIAEVLGHHIVVAERDTDLYLQARRKSRLTLAAEMQWQLLPARACTREEYSIGAQLEPAYAIRGDNFDWSATEDRLTLTITNGMGEGIDASLLTNLAVNALRNARRAGVDIADQAALADQAVYGQHQGEAYVSVLLLEFHLDTGLVEIVDAGSPQLLLLRDGAVRHVPFEAQLPLGLADDTPYLAQRIRVERGDRLIFVSDGVHAVASTTGEAYGTGALARAIQETRLLPAAEVPRAILTALAAHRGDDARDDALVVCLDWNGRHPAPTDAPPA, encoded by the coding sequence ATGGAGCGCGCACTGCGCACCGCCGCCCCCTACGCACTGTTGGACGCCGTACGGGAGAACCTCACCCGTCTGTACGGAGTGTCGAGGGTCGAACTGCAGCTCGCCGACTACAGCCTGACGGTGCTTCAACGGGTCACCGACCTGCCGCACACCGCCCAACCGGTCCCGGTGCACAGCAGCGCCCCCGGGCGGGCCTTCGGCTCCCAGCAGCCCTTCACCGAACCCGGGCCGGACGGCAGCCCGGCCGTGCTGCACCTGCCGGTGACCGTGCGCGGCGACCGCCTCGGCGTCCTGAGCCTCGGCCTGGACGGCATCCGCCTCACACCAGAGCGACAGGAGGAGTTCCGCGAGATCGCCGAAGTGCTCGGCCACCACATCGTGGTGGCCGAACGGGACACCGACCTCTACCTGCAGGCCCGCCGCAAGAGCCGCCTCACGCTGGCCGCCGAGATGCAGTGGCAGCTGCTGCCGGCCCGCGCCTGCACCCGGGAGGAGTACTCCATCGGCGCCCAGCTGGAACCCGCCTACGCCATCCGCGGCGACAACTTCGACTGGTCCGCCACCGAGGACCGGCTCACCCTGACCATCACCAACGGCATGGGCGAAGGCATCGACGCCTCGCTGCTCACCAACCTCGCCGTGAACGCCCTGCGCAACGCACGCCGCGCCGGCGTCGACATCGCCGACCAGGCCGCGCTGGCCGACCAGGCCGTGTACGGGCAGCACCAGGGCGAGGCGTACGTCTCCGTGCTGCTGCTGGAGTTCCACCTCGACACCGGCCTGGTCGAGATCGTCGACGCGGGCTCCCCGCAGCTGCTCCTGCTGCGGGACGGCGCCGTCCGGCACGTGCCCTTCGAGGCGCAGCTGCCGCTCGGCCTGGCCGACGACACCCCGTACCTGGCGCAGCGCATCAGAGTGGAGCGCGGCGACCGGCTGATCTTCGTCAGCGACGGCGTGCACGCCGTCGCCTCCACGACCGGAGAGGCGTACGGCACCGGAGCGCTGGCGCGCGCCATCCAGGAGACCCGGCTGCTGCCGGCGGCCGAGGTGCCCCGGGCGATCCTGACCGCCCTCGCCGCGCACCGCGGCGACGACGCCCGCGACGACGCGCTCGTCGTCTGCCTCGACTGGAACGGCCGCCACCCCGCCCCGACCGACGCACCGCCCGCCTGA